In the Nymphalis io chromosome 2, ilAglIoxx1.1, whole genome shotgun sequence genome, one interval contains:
- the LOC126777018 gene encoding 60S ribosomal protein L5, which yields MGFVKVVKNKQYFKRYQVKFKRRREGKTDYYARKRLVVQDKNKYNTPKYRLIVRLSNKDVTCQVAYSRIEGDHIVCAAYSHELPKYGIKVGLTNYAAAYCTGLLLARRLLQRLGLDSLYAGATEVTGDEYNVEPVDNGPGAFRCYLDVGLARTTTGARVFGAMKGAVDGGLNVPHSIKRFPGYDAEAKKFNAEVHRSHIFGLHVAEYMRNLEQEDEDSYKRQFGKYIKLGVAADAIESLYKSAHAAIRADPSHKKKEAKKDPAKQKRWNKRKLTLAERKNRIKQKKESFIKRLQAEA from the exons atg GGCTTCGTGAAAGTGGTGAAGAACAAGCAGTACTTTAAACGCTACCAAGTTAAGTTCAAGAGGCGTCGTGAAGGAAAAACTGACTATTATGCACGTAAACGCCTTGTCGTGCAG GATAAGAATAAATACAATACGCCTAAGTATCGTCTGATCGTCCGTCTTTCGAACAAAGATGTGACATGTCAAGTTGCCTATTCTAGAATTGAAGGGGACCACATTGTTTGTGCGGCCTACTCACACGAATTACCGAAGTATGGTATTAAA GTTGGCCTTACCAACTATGCGGCTGCTTACTGCACTGGTCTTTTGTTAGCCAGACGCCTGCTTCAAAGGCTGGGTCTTGACTCATTGTATGCTGGAGCCACAGAAGTTACTGGTGATGAATACAATGTAGAACCTGTAGACAATGGACCTGGTGCATTCag ATGTTACTTAGATGTTGGTCTTGCACGTACAACCACTGGTGCCCGTGTGTTTGGAGCTATGAAGGGTGCAGTAGACGGTGGGCTTAATGTTCCTCATTCCATCAAGAGATTCCCTGGTTATGATGCAGAAGCTAAGAAATTCAATGCTGAAGTACatag GTCTCACATCTTTGGTCTTCATGTAGCAGAATACATGCGAAATCTTGAACAAGAAGATGAAGATTCCTACAAGAGACAGTTTGGCAAATACATTAAACTTGGTGTTGCTGCTGATGCT ATCGAATCCTTGTACAAGAGCGCCCATGCAGCAATCCGTGCTGATCCATCTCATAAGAAGAAGGAAGCAAAGAAAGATCCTGCTAAACAAAAGCGTTGGAATAAACGTAAGCTTACCTTAGCTGAGAGAAAGAACAGAATCAAACAGAAGAAAGAGTCTTTCATCAAGCGGTTGCAAGCGGAAGCTTAA
- the LOC126775831 gene encoding zinc finger protein 43-like isoform X2, producing the protein MSDKHVKMDILNYFLETENTNICRICLEKATHAKYLFSEQEESKNILNKIYICFQLILNYDKYLPTVICVNCIEELNVAYNFRQNCVTFEKRFAIFYQQVSAKCNFENQKVEAEDIKDVTNIGSPISLPENYNRDAKVKISDKKIKDDVTNITQEKRLHTCTICNKTLKTNTSLLKHKYSMHQKRKHLGKVTGFGVDRRYHCPKCLYSTPHSQTLVNHMRRHNGDRPYNYYTCAICGKQFKHAFSLKKHLDVHETGKYSCDICHKELKSRQSLQDHMYRHYNIRNYNCEDCGDTFVTCSELLNHKKKHSRIKKVECHLCGYKTHTKKNLIIHLKRHAGDKSYKCDNCHMSFFTNGDLQRHKRVHTRDKPFPCPSCAQRFTHSTSLNKHMKSVHGIDCKWADIKCKQFQKQKLNADN; encoded by the exons ATGAGTGATAAGCACGTTAAGatggatattttaaattattttctcgaaactgaaaacacaaatatttgtcgAATTTGTTTAGAAAAAGCAACAcatgcaaaatatttattttccgaACAAGAAGAgtcgaaaaatatattaaacaagatatacatttgttttcaattaattttaaattatgataaatacttGCCCACAGTTATTTGTGTAAATTGTATAGAAGAACTAAACGTTGCCTATAATTTTCGTCAAAATTGTGTTACCTTTGAAAAACGATTTGCAATATTTTATCAACAAGTGTCGGcaaaatgtaattttgaaaATCAAAAAGTTGAAGCTGAAGATATAAAAGACGTAACCAATATCGGGAGTCCTATTTCACTGCCAGAGAATTATAATAGGGATGCTAAAGTAAAAATATCAG ataaaaaaatcaaagatgATGTTACAAATATTACTCAAGAAAAAAGGCTACATACATGTACGATCTgcaataaaacacttaaaacTAATACATCATTACTAAAGCATAAATATTCTATGCatcaaaaaagaaaacatcTCGGCAAAGTCACAGGTTTTGGAGTTGATCGCCGATATCATTGCCCTAAATGCTTGTATAGTACTCCTCACAGTCAAACATTGGTAAATCACATGAGAAGACATAATGGAGATCGTCCATATAACT ATTATACTTGTGCAATATGTGGGAAACAGTTTAAACATGCTTTTTCACTAAAAAAGCATTTAGATGTTCATGAAACAGGAAAATATTCATGTGATATATGCCATAAAGAATTGAAATCTAGACAATCTTTACAAGACCACATGTATCGCCACTATAACATTCGAAATTACAACTGTGAAGACTGTGGTGATACTTTTGTAACTTGCTCTGAACTACTtaaccacaaaaaaaaacacagcaGAATAAAAAAAGTTGAGTGTCATTTATGTGGCTACAAAACACATacaaaaaagaatttaattattcatcttAAGAG gcaTGCTGGAGATAAATCCTACAAATGTGATAATTGTCATATGTCTTTTTTTACTAATGGTGACCTGCAGAGACACAAACGTGTCCATACCAGAGATAAGCCTTTCCCCTGTCCTTCTTGTGCTCAAAGGTTTACACACAGTACTAGTCTTAATAAGCATATGAAATCTGTACATGGCATAGACTGCAAATGGGCtgatattaaatgtaaacagtttcaaaaacaaaaactaaatgcTGATAATTAA
- the LOC126775831 gene encoding zinc finger protein 660-like isoform X1, translated as MSDKHVKMDILNYFLETENTNICRICLEKATHAKYLFSEQEESKNILNKIYICFQLILNYDKYLPTVICVNCIEELNVAYNFRQNCVTFEKRFAIFYQQVSAKCNFENQKVEAEDIKDVTNIGSPISLPENYNRDAKVKISDKKIKDDVTNITQEKRLHTCTICNKTLKTNTSLLKHKYSMHQKRKHLGKVTGFGVDRRYHCPKCLYSTPHSQTLVNHMRRHNGDRPYNCECGKSFTQSSSLTAHRKTHTNIADYTCAICGKQFKHAFSLKKHLDVHETGKYSCDICHKELKSRQSLQDHMYRHYNIRNYNCEDCGDTFVTCSELLNHKKKHSRIKKVECHLCGYKTHTKKNLIIHLKRHAGDKSYKCDNCHMSFFTNGDLQRHKRVHTRDKPFPCPSCAQRFTHSTSLNKHMKSVHGIDCKWADIKCKQFQKQKLNADN; from the exons ATGAGTGATAAGCACGTTAAGatggatattttaaattattttctcgaaactgaaaacacaaatatttgtcgAATTTGTTTAGAAAAAGCAACAcatgcaaaatatttattttccgaACAAGAAGAgtcgaaaaatatattaaacaagatatacatttgttttcaattaattttaaattatgataaatacttGCCCACAGTTATTTGTGTAAATTGTATAGAAGAACTAAACGTTGCCTATAATTTTCGTCAAAATTGTGTTACCTTTGAAAAACGATTTGCAATATTTTATCAACAAGTGTCGGcaaaatgtaattttgaaaATCAAAAAGTTGAAGCTGAAGATATAAAAGACGTAACCAATATCGGGAGTCCTATTTCACTGCCAGAGAATTATAATAGGGATGCTAAAGTAAAAATATCAG ataaaaaaatcaaagatgATGTTACAAATATTACTCAAGAAAAAAGGCTACATACATGTACGATCTgcaataaaacacttaaaacTAATACATCATTACTAAAGCATAAATATTCTATGCatcaaaaaagaaaacatcTCGGCAAAGTCACAGGTTTTGGAGTTGATCGCCGATATCATTGCCCTAAATGCTTGTATAGTACTCCTCACAGTCAAACATTGGTAAATCACATGAGAAGACATAATGGAGATCGTCCATATAACTGTGAGTGTGGCAAAAGCTTTACTCAATCTTCTAGTTTAACTGCTCATCGTAAAACTCACACTAATATTGCAGATTATACTTGTGCAATATGTGGGAAACAGTTTAAACATGCTTTTTCACTAAAAAAGCATTTAGATGTTCATGAAACAGGAAAATATTCATGTGATATATGCCATAAAGAATTGAAATCTAGACAATCTTTACAAGACCACATGTATCGCCACTATAACATTCGAAATTACAACTGTGAAGACTGTGGTGATACTTTTGTAACTTGCTCTGAACTACTtaaccacaaaaaaaaacacagcaGAATAAAAAAAGTTGAGTGTCATTTATGTGGCTACAAAACACATacaaaaaagaatttaattattcatcttAAGAG gcaTGCTGGAGATAAATCCTACAAATGTGATAATTGTCATATGTCTTTTTTTACTAATGGTGACCTGCAGAGACACAAACGTGTCCATACCAGAGATAAGCCTTTCCCCTGTCCTTCTTGTGCTCAAAGGTTTACACACAGTACTAGTCTTAATAAGCATATGAAATCTGTACATGGCATAGACTGCAAATGGGCtgatattaaatgtaaacagtttcaaaaacaaaaactaaatgcTGATAATTAA